The Pogona vitticeps strain Pit_001003342236 chromosome 3, PviZW2.1, whole genome shotgun sequence genome includes a window with the following:
- the KCNJ6 gene encoding G protein-activated inward rectifier potassium channel 2 isoform X1 codes for MAKLTESMTNVLEGDSMEQDVESPVTILPPKLPKQAREDLPKHLSKECTKRRIQRYVRKDGKCNVHHGNVRETYRYLTDIFTTLVDLKWRFNLLIFVMVYTVTWLFFGFIWWLIAYIRGDMEHIGDKKWTPCVSNLNGFVSAFLFSIETETTIGYGYRVITDKCPEGIILLLIQSVLGSIVNAFMVGCMFVKISQPKKRAETLVFSTNAVISMRDGKLCLMFRVGDLRNSHIVEASIRAKLIKSKQTKEGEFIPLNQTDINVGYYTGDDRLFLVSPLIISHEINQQSPFWEISKAQLPKEELEIVVILEGMVEATGMTCQARSSYVTSEILWGYRFTPVLTLEDGFYEVDYNNFHETYETNTPSYSAKELAEMASRAELPLTWSVSSQLDQHAEMDPEEEEEEEEAAKIHEEQTERNGDVANLENESKV; via the exons CTAATGTGCTGGAAGGAGACTCAATGGAGCAGGACGTGGAGAGCCCTGTTACAATACTTCCACCAAAGTTGCCCAAACAAGCCAGAGAAGATCTGCCAAAGCACTTAAGCAAAGAATGTACTAAGAGAAGAATCCAGAGGTATGTTAGGAAGGATGGAAAGTGCAACGTCCATCATGGAAACGTGAGAGAGACTTATCGTTACCTGACTGACATCTTCACTACCTTGGTTGACCTCAAATGGAGATTCAACCTGTTGATATTTGTCATGGTTTATACTGTGACTTGGCTGTTCTTTGGATTCATATGGTGGCTAATTGCATATATCCGAGGAGATATGGAGCACATAGGGGATAAGAAATGGACCCCCTGCGTCAGTAACCTCAATGGGTTTGTCTCAGCCTTTTTATTCTCCATAGAGACAGAAACCACCATTGGGTATGGCTATCGGGTCATCACAGACAAATGTCCTGAAGGAATTATCCTACTTTTAATTCAGTCGGTTTTAGGATCTATCGTTAATGCTTTCATGGTTGGCTGCATGTTTGTAAAAATATCCCAGCCTAAGAAGAGAGCAGAAACCTTGGTGTTTTCTACAAATGCTGTCATTTCCATGCGAGACGGAAAATTGTGTCTGATGTTCCGAGTTGGGGACCTTAGGAATTCGCACATTGTGGAAGCATCAATAAGAGCTAAGTTGATCAAGTCTAAACAGACAAAAGAGGGAGAATTTATTCCACTCAACCAGACAGATATCAATGTGGGATATTATACTGGGGATGATCGCCTCTTTTTGGTTTCACCACTGATCATCAGCCATGAAATAAACCAACAGAGTCCCTTCTGGGAGATTTCCAAAGCCCAGTTACCCAAAGAGGAATTAGAAATAGTTGTAATCCTAGAAGGAATGGTGGAAGCAACAG ggATGACATGTCAAGCTCGAAGTTCTTATGTTACCAGTGAGATTCTTTGGGGTTATCGATTTACACCTGTCCTCACTTTAGAGGATGGATTTTATGAAGTTGATTACAATAATTTCCATGAAACATATGAGACCAACACTCCATCTTATAGTGCCAAAGAACTCGCAGAAATGGCCAGCAGAGCCGAATTGCCCCTCACGTGGTCTGTATCCAGTCAATTAGACCAGCATGCTGAAATGGatcctgaggaggaagaggaggaggaggaggccgccaAAATCCATGAAGAACAAACTGAAAGGAATGGTGATGTAGCCAACCTAGAGAATGAGTCCAAAGTGTAG
- the KCNJ6 gene encoding G protein-activated inward rectifier potassium channel 2 isoform X2 encodes MEQDVESPVTILPPKLPKQAREDLPKHLSKECTKRRIQRYVRKDGKCNVHHGNVRETYRYLTDIFTTLVDLKWRFNLLIFVMVYTVTWLFFGFIWWLIAYIRGDMEHIGDKKWTPCVSNLNGFVSAFLFSIETETTIGYGYRVITDKCPEGIILLLIQSVLGSIVNAFMVGCMFVKISQPKKRAETLVFSTNAVISMRDGKLCLMFRVGDLRNSHIVEASIRAKLIKSKQTKEGEFIPLNQTDINVGYYTGDDRLFLVSPLIISHEINQQSPFWEISKAQLPKEELEIVVILEGMVEATGMTCQARSSYVTSEILWGYRFTPVLTLEDGFYEVDYNNFHETYETNTPSYSAKELAEMASRAELPLTWSVSSQLDQHAEMDPEEEEEEEEAAKIHEEQTERNGDVANLENESKV; translated from the exons ATGGAGCAGGACGTGGAGAGCCCTGTTACAATACTTCCACCAAAGTTGCCCAAACAAGCCAGAGAAGATCTGCCAAAGCACTTAAGCAAAGAATGTACTAAGAGAAGAATCCAGAGGTATGTTAGGAAGGATGGAAAGTGCAACGTCCATCATGGAAACGTGAGAGAGACTTATCGTTACCTGACTGACATCTTCACTACCTTGGTTGACCTCAAATGGAGATTCAACCTGTTGATATTTGTCATGGTTTATACTGTGACTTGGCTGTTCTTTGGATTCATATGGTGGCTAATTGCATATATCCGAGGAGATATGGAGCACATAGGGGATAAGAAATGGACCCCCTGCGTCAGTAACCTCAATGGGTTTGTCTCAGCCTTTTTATTCTCCATAGAGACAGAAACCACCATTGGGTATGGCTATCGGGTCATCACAGACAAATGTCCTGAAGGAATTATCCTACTTTTAATTCAGTCGGTTTTAGGATCTATCGTTAATGCTTTCATGGTTGGCTGCATGTTTGTAAAAATATCCCAGCCTAAGAAGAGAGCAGAAACCTTGGTGTTTTCTACAAATGCTGTCATTTCCATGCGAGACGGAAAATTGTGTCTGATGTTCCGAGTTGGGGACCTTAGGAATTCGCACATTGTGGAAGCATCAATAAGAGCTAAGTTGATCAAGTCTAAACAGACAAAAGAGGGAGAATTTATTCCACTCAACCAGACAGATATCAATGTGGGATATTATACTGGGGATGATCGCCTCTTTTTGGTTTCACCACTGATCATCAGCCATGAAATAAACCAACAGAGTCCCTTCTGGGAGATTTCCAAAGCCCAGTTACCCAAAGAGGAATTAGAAATAGTTGTAATCCTAGAAGGAATGGTGGAAGCAACAG ggATGACATGTCAAGCTCGAAGTTCTTATGTTACCAGTGAGATTCTTTGGGGTTATCGATTTACACCTGTCCTCACTTTAGAGGATGGATTTTATGAAGTTGATTACAATAATTTCCATGAAACATATGAGACCAACACTCCATCTTATAGTGCCAAAGAACTCGCAGAAATGGCCAGCAGAGCCGAATTGCCCCTCACGTGGTCTGTATCCAGTCAATTAGACCAGCATGCTGAAATGGatcctgaggaggaagaggaggaggaggaggccgccaAAATCCATGAAGAACAAACTGAAAGGAATGGTGATGTAGCCAACCTAGAGAATGAGTCCAAAGTGTAG